The following proteins come from a genomic window of Mariniflexile sp. TRM1-10:
- a CDS encoding RagB/SusD family nutrient uptake outer membrane protein: MRKNIKYIIGIYVLLLANYSCQKSFLDEQVLDAPAPETLNDELGYEAAAVGLYHNLSQDFYTTDWDQTFPGIFQLGTDITWAPAGRSNGAARPFFDYSQLISDNFGSWRIWSSLYRIVNNANTIIANAESGSAIGMTQEQIDAYNAEGRFFRAYAYNMLATLYGGVPLITEPIDDAKTDFTRAALSDVNNFIEADLVMAVANLPDTDQAAYHGRANKNMARQLLAEVYLRTNKPNLAEQQCTDIITSGKYSLITDRYGVRAGEPGDAFSDMFLYGNQRRNQGNTEAIWVLEQENPTDVTGGSTGNSQFRRVWGGSYHDLPGMVPTDTLGGRGLARIRLNNWVVYDLYDDEDMRNSKYSIHRKHYFNNPDSKYDAIRGTEVPYGEDAVFPLPDGSEVKIFAADTIYKYVPYTLKWGAFDSRNVFGYNMIKDFILMRLGETYLLRAEARLKQDNFDGAADDINVLRDRANAPTVSAGDMTLDFILDERARELIGEENRRMTLVRTGTLVDRAKSLNGTAPLAGGNIETTNGLQDFHMLLPIPQSEIDLNKDAVLEQNPGY; encoded by the coding sequence ATGAGAAAAAATATAAAATATATAATTGGTATTTATGTTTTGTTACTTGCAAACTATTCTTGCCAAAAGTCTTTTTTAGATGAGCAAGTATTAGATGCGCCAGCGCCAGAAACATTAAATGATGAATTGGGTTACGAGGCCGCAGCGGTAGGTTTGTATCACAATCTAAGTCAAGATTTTTATACCACAGACTGGGACCAAACCTTTCCAGGGATTTTTCAATTAGGAACCGATATTACATGGGCTCCTGCGGGTAGATCCAATGGAGCTGCTAGACCTTTTTTTGATTATTCACAATTAATATCCGATAATTTTGGCTCATGGAGAATATGGTCGAGTCTATACAGAATTGTAAATAATGCAAACACTATTATAGCAAATGCAGAATCTGGAAGCGCCATTGGGATGACTCAAGAACAGATTGATGCTTACAATGCAGAAGGACGCTTTTTTAGAGCTTATGCCTATAATATGTTAGCAACTTTATATGGAGGCGTTCCCTTGATTACAGAACCCATAGATGATGCCAAAACAGATTTTACCAGAGCCGCTTTAAGTGATGTGAATAATTTTATAGAGGCAGATTTGGTAATGGCTGTTGCTAATTTACCAGATACAGACCAAGCGGCATACCACGGAAGAGCCAATAAAAATATGGCGCGCCAGCTTTTGGCAGAAGTCTATTTACGTACTAATAAGCCTAATTTAGCAGAACAACAATGTACAGATATCATTACTAGTGGAAAATATTCACTAATAACGGATAGATACGGTGTTCGTGCAGGTGAGCCTGGAGACGCTTTTTCAGATATGTTCCTTTATGGAAATCAAAGAAGAAATCAAGGCAATACTGAAGCTATTTGGGTTTTAGAGCAAGAAAACCCTACAGATGTAACCGGTGGAAGCACTGGTAACTCCCAATTTAGAAGGGTTTGGGGCGGATCTTATCATGATTTACCGGGAATGGTACCAACAGATACATTAGGTGGAAGAGGATTGGCTAGGATTAGATTAAATAATTGGGTTGTATATGATCTTTATGATGATGAAGATATGCGTAATTCAAAATATTCAATCCATCGTAAGCACTATTTTAATAATCCGGATTCTAAATATGATGCCATTAGAGGAACAGAAGTACCGTATGGAGAAGATGCTGTATTTCCTTTGCCTGATGGTAGTGAGGTTAAAATTTTTGCAGCAGACACCATCTATAAATACGTGCCATATACACTAAAATGGGGTGCATTTGATAGCAGAAACGTTTTTGGTTATAACATGATTAAAGATTTTATCCTGATGCGTTTAGGGGAAACCTACTTGTTAAGAGCTGAAGCTAGATTAAAGCAAGATAATTTTGATGGTGCTGCAGACGACATAAATGTTCTAAGAGATAGAGCCAATGCCCCAACAGTAAGTGCAGGAGATATGACTTTAGACTTTATTTTAGATGAAAGAGCAAGAGAATTAATTGGTGAAGAAAATAGAAGAATGACATTAGTAAGGACAGGAACCCTTGTAGACCGAGCAAAAAGTTTAAATGGAACAGCGCCTTTAGCAGGAGGTAATATTGAAACCACGAATGGATTACAGGATTTTCACATGCTTTTACCTATTCCACAAAGTGAAATAGACCTTAATAAGGATGCCGTCTTAGAACAAAATCCAGGGTATTAA
- a CDS encoding glycoside hydrolase family 2 protein produces MNLINQTPEVSKTCRFFIRAIKNAAFILLLTILNPLYTNAQDDLIINTQGRKTVSLNGTWHYIIDPYETGFYDYRLRERRKNDGGAYWNKFVPKKKTDWTEHGYQAPYNIQVPGDWNSQDPQFLYYEGTVWYQRNFDTPDVTSGEDVYLYFGAVNYEAHVYLNGKKLGMHKGGFTPFNFKIPAALLKDKDNFLVVRVNNERHQEEIPTVNTDWWNYGGITRDVKLVVVPQEFIQQYHIQLAQDQDIIKSQQLKKYDIKGWVKLNEAVTDAEVSIEIPELKVKRQYKVTGDSLKFEFDVKKISLWSTDNPKLYDITLKLNGNPISDKIGFRKIEVDGEQIKLNGKQIFLRGICIHEEIPQEVRRAHSKKDAAQLFGQVKELHANMVRLAHYPHNEYMPRMADSLGILVWTEIPVYWTIDFGNPEVLKKAQKQLKEMIVRDRNRASVIIWSVGNETPVSETRTQFMSTLVKDAKKLDPTRLVSAALEVGYNEGKNYVDDPLGEYTDIVSLNEYLGWYGGLPDACKTAQWETKYNKPFFISETGAGAKGGFHDEKEMRFSEEYQKWFYEEQIAMFKERFPDNFSGVSPWILADFRSPRRNNPDYQEGWNRKGLIDNKGNKKLAFYVLQQYYKELKEKAGH; encoded by the coding sequence ATGAATTTAATTAACCAAACCCCAGAGGTTTCAAAAACCTGTAGATTTTTTATAAGAGCTATTAAAAATGCAGCTTTCATTTTATTGCTAACCATTTTAAATCCGTTATATACAAACGCTCAAGACGATTTGATCATCAATACCCAGGGAAGAAAAACCGTTTCGCTAAACGGAACATGGCATTATATTATTGACCCATACGAAACGGGATTTTATGATTATCGTTTAAGGGAGCGAAGGAAAAATGATGGAGGTGCCTATTGGAATAAATTTGTACCAAAGAAGAAAACCGATTGGACAGAACACGGGTATCAGGCGCCCTACAACATACAGGTTCCCGGGGATTGGAATTCGCAAGATCCGCAATTTTTGTACTATGAAGGTACTGTGTGGTACCAACGTAATTTTGATACACCCGATGTAACTTCCGGGGAAGATGTATACCTCTACTTTGGTGCGGTAAACTACGAAGCCCATGTATATTTGAACGGAAAAAAACTAGGCATGCACAAAGGAGGTTTCACCCCTTTTAATTTTAAGATTCCAGCAGCGTTGTTAAAGGATAAAGACAATTTTTTGGTAGTCCGGGTAAATAACGAACGCCATCAGGAAGAAATTCCGACCGTTAATACCGACTGGTGGAATTACGGAGGTATTACCCGTGATGTAAAACTGGTTGTGGTTCCACAAGAGTTCATTCAGCAATACCATATTCAGTTAGCTCAGGATCAGGACATCATAAAATCCCAACAATTAAAAAAATATGATATTAAAGGCTGGGTCAAACTGAATGAAGCCGTTACCGATGCAGAGGTTAGCATAGAAATTCCAGAGCTGAAAGTAAAAAGACAATACAAGGTAACTGGCGACTCCCTTAAATTTGAATTTGATGTAAAAAAAATCAGCCTTTGGTCTACTGATAATCCAAAATTGTATGATATAACCCTAAAACTTAACGGTAATCCCATATCAGATAAGATAGGTTTTAGAAAAATAGAAGTAGATGGAGAACAAATAAAGCTGAATGGTAAACAGATTTTCCTGAGAGGAATTTGCATCCACGAAGAGATTCCGCAGGAGGTAAGAAGGGCTCATAGTAAAAAAGATGCTGCGCAGTTGTTTGGTCAAGTAAAAGAATTACATGCCAATATGGTGCGCTTGGCCCATTATCCGCATAACGAATATATGCCACGTATGGCAGATTCATTAGGAATTCTGGTATGGACAGAGATTCCTGTGTACTGGACTATAGATTTTGGGAATCCTGAGGTATTGAAAAAAGCACAAAAACAATTAAAGGAAATGATTGTCCGCGACCGAAACAGGGCTTCGGTAATCATTTGGTCGGTAGGAAACGAGACCCCAGTCAGTGAAACCCGTACCCAGTTTATGAGCACTTTGGTAAAAGATGCTAAAAAACTGGATCCCACCCGTTTGGTATCGGCAGCATTGGAAGTAGGATATAATGAAGGGAAAAACTACGTAGATGACCCTTTAGGGGAATATACCGATATAGTCTCTCTAAATGAGTATCTTGGTTGGTACGGAGGTTTGCCAGATGCCTGTAAAACGGCCCAATGGGAAACAAAATATAACAAGCCTTTCTTTATCAGCGAAACGGGTGCCGGAGCCAAGGGAGGCTTCCATGATGAAAAGGAAATGCGATTTAGTGAAGAATACCAGAAATGGTTTTATGAAGAACAGATAGCCATGTTCAAAGAGCGTTTCCCTGATAATTTTAGTGGCGTATCCCCATGGATACTTGCCGATTTCCGTTCTCCCAGAAGAAACAACCCCGATTATCAAGAAGGGTGGAACCGTAAAGGCTTAATAGACAATAAAGGAAATAAAAAACTGGCCTTTTATGTCCTTCAACAGTATTATAAAGAGCTGAAAGAAAAGGCTGGGCATTAG
- a CDS encoding SusC/RagA family TonB-linked outer membrane protein has translation MKKLIKNKNSYFNVFEFDFKMKFALLVLCMTIGQIQASEINITDFDNELKQSQGVQISGAVTDSNGQPLPGANIIEKGTKNGAQSDFDGKFSLNVTNANSILVVSYIGFKTQEVALNGKTTINITLQEDAAALDEVVVVGYGTQKRSDITGSVVSVPKDRLENLPVTNVLQAIQGTTAGLNIAQSSSVPGSSASVQVRGINSINAGNSPLIILDGIPFFGVTNDINTNDVESIEVLKDASAVAIYGTRGSNGVILITTKRGKQSDGKPIVKYSGYAGVEAMANPLTPMGPDAYVQKYADFLTANGLSQTAVLPNASEVENYDAGITTDWLGEATRSGFIQEHNISLSNASEKSQYYISAAHLEQNGVVKGYNFKKNTFRFNADSEVTDWLKIGTSAFFSENNYSGGRANFLEATAMSPYSVPKDENGAYIIYPMSPELLFRNPLLGLTTDREDIARNLTGTGFLELAPIKGLTYRMNASYTYNWGNFKSYSGRAADDQSGTGFVSNSETGNWVIENILTYAKDIDKHHFDVTALYGAQKVDYFQSESRAVGFVNDGLSYYDLASGTTQSVNSQGNEYTLVSQMGRINYSYDSRYLLTLTARRDGYSAFGANTDKIGVFPSVAIGWNIKNESFLEDSNFVNALKIRFSHGKTGNQAIDVNQTATTATSVRFPFNGTVLTGVRYNNIGNPNLNWESTTSSNIGVDFGFLKNRISGTVEVYQSKTEDILLRRNLPNITGYANIWSNLGSMENKGLEVTLNTVNIDTEDFSWKSSINFSTYRNEILDLYGDGQDDIGNRWFIGESLRVFYDYEKEGIWQEGEDIASVDPVAQPGDIKFKDQNGDGKIDNEDRVILGRTTPDWVGGFTNTFRYKNFNLSIFIQTSQGGLKSNRDLTYADEAGRRNLPADFRYWTPENKDNYWPSLSAYKNYKGYAFPEDYSYVRIKDVRLSYVFPSSILEKIGVNALTIYAAGRNLHTFTKWYGWDPEVTYFSRGSSDNSGGSWTNNYPTTKTISLGLNVTL, from the coding sequence ATGAAAAAATTAATTAAAAATAAGAACTCTTATTTTAATGTTTTTGAATTTGATTTTAAGATGAAGTTTGCATTACTCGTTTTATGCATGACCATTGGTCAAATTCAAGCAAGTGAAATAAATATTACAGATTTTGATAATGAATTGAAACAGTCACAAGGTGTTCAAATATCGGGTGCCGTTACAGATAGTAATGGACAGCCTTTACCAGGAGCAAATATTATAGAAAAAGGAACAAAGAACGGTGCCCAATCAGATTTTGATGGTAAATTTTCTTTAAATGTAACGAACGCGAACTCAATATTAGTTGTATCGTATATAGGTTTTAAAACCCAAGAAGTTGCTTTAAACGGAAAAACCACCATTAATATAACCTTACAAGAAGATGCTGCTGCTTTAGATGAAGTTGTAGTAGTTGGTTACGGTACACAAAAAAGATCGGACATCACAGGTTCTGTTGTTTCAGTGCCAAAAGACAGATTAGAAAACCTACCTGTCACGAATGTGCTACAGGCCATTCAAGGAACGACGGCAGGGTTAAATATTGCTCAATCATCTTCTGTGCCTGGTAGTTCGGCATCTGTGCAAGTTAGAGGAATAAACTCTATAAATGCAGGTAACTCACCGTTAATCATTTTAGACGGTATCCCTTTCTTTGGTGTAACAAATGATATAAATACCAATGATGTTGAATCCATTGAAGTGCTTAAAGATGCTTCAGCGGTAGCTATTTATGGTACTAGAGGTAGTAATGGCGTTATTCTTATAACTACTAAAAGAGGAAAACAATCTGATGGCAAGCCAATAGTTAAATATAGTGGATATGCTGGCGTAGAAGCTATGGCAAACCCACTAACACCTATGGGACCAGATGCGTATGTACAAAAATATGCTGATTTTTTAACAGCAAATGGATTAAGCCAAACAGCGGTACTACCAAATGCCTCAGAGGTTGAAAATTATGACGCAGGTATTACAACAGATTGGTTAGGTGAAGCAACACGGTCTGGATTCATACAAGAACATAATATTAGTTTGTCTAACGCTTCAGAAAAGTCACAGTACTATATCTCCGCGGCCCACTTGGAACAAAATGGTGTCGTAAAAGGCTATAATTTTAAGAAGAATACGTTTAGATTCAATGCGGATTCAGAGGTTACTGATTGGTTAAAAATCGGAACCTCGGCATTTTTCTCTGAAAACAATTATAGTGGCGGCAGGGCTAATTTTTTAGAAGCTACCGCTATGAGTCCCTATTCTGTGCCAAAAGATGAAAATGGCGCATATATAATATATCCAATGAGTCCCGAATTATTATTTAGAAACCCACTATTGGGTTTAACGACAGACAGGGAAGATATTGCTAGAAACTTAACAGGAACAGGTTTCTTGGAGTTGGCACCAATTAAAGGGCTTACATATAGAATGAATGCTTCTTACACTTATAACTGGGGTAATTTTAAAAGTTATTCGGGTAGAGCTGCCGACGACCAAAGTGGTACTGGATTTGTTTCAAACAGTGAAACAGGTAACTGGGTTATAGAAAACATTCTTACCTATGCAAAAGATATCGATAAACATCATTTTGATGTAACAGCTCTATATGGTGCCCAAAAAGTTGATTATTTTCAATCTGAGTCTAGAGCTGTAGGTTTTGTAAACGATGGTTTATCGTATTATGATTTGGCATCAGGAACTACCCAATCTGTTAATTCACAAGGAAATGAATATACATTAGTTTCTCAAATGGGTAGAATTAATTACTCATACGACAGTCGCTATTTATTAACACTAACAGCAAGACGGGATGGCTACTCTGCCTTTGGTGCAAATACAGACAAAATTGGTGTTTTTCCATCAGTTGCGATAGGTTGGAACATAAAAAATGAAAGCTTTTTAGAAGATTCAAATTTTGTTAATGCCTTAAAAATCAGATTTTCACATGGTAAAACAGGAAACCAGGCGATAGATGTTAATCAAACCGCTACAACAGCAACTAGTGTTAGATTTCCTTTTAATGGAACAGTTTTAACAGGTGTTAGATACAATAATATTGGAAACCCTAATCTTAATTGGGAATCTACAACATCATCAAACATTGGTGTTGATTTTGGATTCCTTAAAAATAGAATTTCAGGGACAGTAGAAGTTTACCAATCAAAAACTGAAGATATATTATTAAGAAGAAACCTCCCTAATATTACGGGTTATGCTAATATTTGGAGCAACTTGGGGAGTATGGAAAATAAAGGTTTAGAGGTTACATTAAACACAGTTAATATAGATACTGAAGACTTCTCTTGGAAATCATCAATAAATTTTTCCACTTACAGAAATGAAATTTTGGATCTTTATGGAGATGGTCAGGACGATATAGGAAACAGATGGTTTATTGGTGAATCTTTACGTGTTTTTTACGATTATGAAAAGGAAGGTATTTGGCAAGAAGGTGAAGATATTGCTTCCGTAGACCCAGTTGCCCAACCAGGAGACATCAAGTTTAAAGATCAAAATGGAGATGGAAAAATAGATAATGAAGATAGAGTTATCTTAGGAAGAACAACGCCAGATTGGGTTGGTGGTTTTACCAATACATTCAGATATAAAAATTTCAACTTAAGTATATTTATCCAAACCTCTCAAGGCGGGTTAAAAAGCAATAGAGACCTTACCTACGCTGATGAGGCTGGAAGAAGAAATTTACCAGCGGATTTTAGATATTGGACTCCTGAAAACAAAGACAATTATTGGCCTTCATTGTCAGCTTATAAAAACTACAAGGGCTATGCCTTTCCAGAAGATTATAGCTATGTAAGAATTAAAGATGTCAGATTAAGTTATGTCTTTCCATCCTCTATTTTAGAAAAAATAGGCGTTAATGCCTTAACTATTTATGCCGCTGGTAGAAACCTACACACGTTTACAAAATGGTATGGATGGGATCCTGAAGTTACTTATTTTTCGAGAGGTTCTTCAGATAATTCTGGAGGAAGCTGGACAAATAATTACCCTACGACAAAAACGATTTCTTTAGGGTTAAATGTTACACTTTAA
- a CDS encoding DUF2264 domain-containing protein: protein MNNKTVKRTLSLIGFLFLITNNTYSQKEESYKDAPKEIRDFFVSSLIRISDPVLTALSENKLKELMPVEKSPHAWDERTHVTYLEAFGRTLAGMAPWLELGPDDTEEGKLREKYIQLALKGIKNAVDPEAKDYMNFTKGGQPLVDAAFFAEALIRAPNQLWARLDASTQQNVLKELKKTRDISPYYMNWLLFSATIEAALLKFEGKADILRLEYALIKHDEWYLGDGMYGDGPDFHWDYYNSYVIQPMILDILSVLKEKKELLKHWVNKDKFINESHVFLERAQRYAEVQERLISPEGTFPPIGRSLAYRCGAFQLLSQIALMQQLPDNMNPTQVRSALYTLIKKQMDVPGTFDENGWLTIGFYGRQKDIAEGYISTGSLYLCTAAFLVLGLPEQTPFWAAPASDWTQKSIWEGGKAPIDHAYSPNQHQKEEDWETIIEADSFDDMKRFKANWNYFYPWGTDHNGSARMYKSQIRLENNSLHLKASPVAKGEGKSTSPPHLAIKYHSGAVHAKHQIKVSKEYPEYMISGEFKAPTEQGTWPAFWLTAVDGWPPESDILEFKGDAVNWQNTFITPKNVTTIKRTIQDALENWHTYAVKLKYIDAEHASITYYIDGEQTGVHYTNFTNKPLWLIINLQMEGSSGDMGPHTGTSYFAKNVTVKRKPMNAGDK, encoded by the coding sequence ATGAATAACAAAACTGTAAAAAGAACTTTATCGCTTATTGGGTTTTTGTTTTTGATTACAAATAACACGTATTCCCAAAAAGAGGAATCATATAAAGATGCTCCTAAAGAGATACGTGACTTCTTTGTTTCTTCTTTAATTAGAATAAGTGATCCAGTTTTAACAGCATTGAGTGAAAATAAATTAAAAGAGCTGATGCCCGTAGAGAAATCACCTCACGCATGGGATGAACGCACACATGTGACTTATCTGGAAGCTTTTGGTAGAACGTTGGCTGGTATGGCGCCGTGGCTTGAATTGGGACCAGATGATACCGAGGAAGGAAAACTTAGGGAAAAATACATTCAATTGGCTTTAAAGGGCATTAAAAACGCTGTTGACCCTGAGGCTAAGGATTATATGAACTTTACCAAAGGTGGACAGCCTCTTGTTGATGCTGCATTTTTTGCAGAAGCATTAATCCGCGCCCCAAATCAATTATGGGCGCGATTGGATGCTTCCACCCAACAAAATGTTTTAAAAGAGCTTAAAAAAACACGGGACATTTCACCTTATTATATGAACTGGTTGCTTTTTAGCGCCACTATTGAGGCAGCATTGTTAAAATTTGAGGGAAAGGCAGATATCCTCCGCTTGGAATATGCACTCATTAAACATGATGAATGGTACCTCGGTGATGGAATGTATGGAGACGGTCCGGATTTTCACTGGGATTATTATAACAGTTACGTTATCCAGCCCATGATATTGGATATACTTTCGGTTTTAAAAGAAAAGAAAGAGTTGTTAAAACATTGGGTAAATAAAGACAAATTTATAAATGAGAGCCATGTCTTTTTAGAGCGGGCACAACGTTATGCTGAGGTTCAAGAGCGTTTGATATCCCCCGAAGGAACTTTTCCACCCATAGGGCGTTCGTTGGCCTATAGGTGTGGGGCATTTCAGCTGCTTTCACAAATCGCTTTAATGCAGCAATTACCAGATAATATGAACCCAACCCAAGTACGTTCGGCATTATATACGCTCATTAAAAAACAGATGGACGTTCCTGGGACTTTTGATGAAAACGGATGGCTCACTATTGGTTTTTACGGACGTCAAAAAGACATTGCCGAAGGCTATATTTCTACCGGAAGCCTGTATTTATGTACTGCAGCTTTTTTGGTATTGGGACTTCCGGAGCAAACCCCTTTTTGGGCAGCCCCGGCTAGTGACTGGACGCAAAAAAGTATATGGGAAGGGGGCAAGGCACCCATAGATCATGCCTATTCTCCAAATCAGCATCAAAAAGAAGAAGACTGGGAAACTATAATAGAAGCTGATTCTTTTGATGATATGAAAAGGTTTAAAGCTAATTGGAACTATTTTTATCCTTGGGGAACAGACCATAATGGGTCGGCGAGGATGTACAAATCACAAATTAGACTTGAAAATAATTCACTGCATTTAAAAGCATCGCCTGTAGCAAAAGGAGAAGGAAAAAGTACATCGCCACCACATCTTGCTATTAAATACCACTCTGGCGCTGTACATGCAAAACACCAAATAAAAGTATCTAAAGAATACCCTGAATATATGATCTCAGGTGAATTTAAAGCCCCAACGGAACAAGGTACATGGCCGGCATTTTGGTTGACGGCGGTCGATGGTTGGCCACCAGAAAGTGATATTCTGGAATTTAAAGGCGATGCCGTAAACTGGCAAAATACCTTTATAACCCCAAAGAATGTAACCACGATAAAAAGAACCATTCAGGATGCCCTAGAAAATTGGCATACGTATGCGGTTAAATTAAAGTACATTGATGCAGAACATGCCTCCATCACTTATTACATTGATGGTGAGCAAACCGGGGTTCACTATACAAATTTTACGAACAAGCCTTTATGGCTTATCATCAACTTGCAAATGGAAGGTTCTTCAGGAGACATGGGACCTCATACAGGAACATCCTATTTTGCAAAAAATGTGACAGTAAAGAGAAAACCAATGAATGCAGGTGATAAATAA
- a CDS encoding glycoside hydrolase family 88 protein: MQKLIIIFLSIFIFIACKQEGKQKKDPLLVDIDSTLQRAVKQYEFLNNQLSEGVYPKTYHAETDSLETSNSGWWCSGFYPGMLLYLYKAADAPQLKKIAEEVLQDLKKEQFNTSTHDLGFMMYCSFGKAQQLFPKQAYEEVLMNSAKSLATRYNDTVKGIRSWDNAPWNKGEGDDVVVIIDNMVNLELLFWATQHSGDSTYYNIAVNHADKTMKHHFRDDYSSYHEVIYDGNTGDVKAKITNQGAANESSWARGQAWGLYGYIVTYRETKALKYLEQANHIAHYLLDHPNLPEDHIPYWDFNAPDIPNALRDSSAAAIIASALLELSTYVEEEKQAKYNDAAKTILKTLLTPEYIAEKGTNGGFLLKHGVGNMPNGTEIDTPLTYGDYYLTEAMVRYEKMNN, translated from the coding sequence ATGCAAAAACTAATAATTATATTTCTTTCAATTTTTATTTTTATTGCCTGTAAACAGGAGGGAAAACAAAAAAAAGATCCATTGCTTGTGGATATTGATTCCACATTACAAAGAGCAGTAAAACAATACGAATTTTTAAACAATCAACTATCTGAAGGTGTTTATCCCAAAACATATCATGCCGAAACCGATTCCCTTGAAACAAGTAATTCAGGTTGGTGGTGTAGCGGGTTTTATCCGGGGATGTTATTATACCTGTATAAAGCAGCAGATGCTCCCCAACTAAAGAAAATAGCGGAAGAAGTTCTACAAGATTTAAAAAAGGAGCAATTCAATACTTCCACACACGATCTCGGATTTATGATGTATTGCAGTTTTGGTAAAGCACAACAATTGTTCCCCAAACAGGCATACGAAGAAGTACTTATGAATAGTGCAAAATCACTAGCCACAAGATATAATGATACGGTAAAGGGCATACGCTCTTGGGACAACGCACCATGGAATAAAGGCGAAGGAGATGATGTGGTAGTTATTATTGATAACATGGTGAACTTAGAATTGCTTTTTTGGGCCACCCAGCATAGTGGGGACAGTACATATTATAATATAGCTGTAAATCATGCAGATAAAACAATGAAGCATCATTTTAGGGATGATTACAGTTCTTACCATGAGGTTATTTATGATGGAAATACAGGAGATGTAAAAGCAAAGATTACCAACCAAGGAGCGGCAAATGAATCTTCGTGGGCACGTGGTCAGGCATGGGGATTATACGGATATATTGTGACGTACAGGGAAACCAAAGCCCTTAAATATCTTGAACAGGCTAATCATATTGCCCATTATCTTTTAGATCATCCTAACCTTCCAGAAGATCATATCCCTTATTGGGATTTCAATGCTCCGGATATTCCGAATGCCTTAAGGGATTCTTCGGCAGCTGCTATAATAGCTTCGGCTTTACTGGAATTGAGTACCTATGTAGAAGAAGAAAAACAAGCAAAATATAATGATGCTGCCAAAACAATATTAAAAACCCTCTTAACTCCTGAATATATAGCCGAAAAAGGCACTAATGGCGGATTTTTATTAAAACACGGAGTAGGTAATATGCCCAACGGTACTGAAATTGATACACCGCTGACTTACGGGGATTATTATTTAACCGAAGCTATGGTTCGCTATGAAAAAATGAACAACTAA